The genomic stretch CAGCTTCAAGCACCCCTTCGGTAACTGCAATACCTGCCGCAAGCAGCTTTGCAATCCCCTTGCCCGCAACAGATACAAAGGGATCACGGCAACCGACCACCACCCTCGGAACTCCCTTTTCAATAATCAGATCACTGCATGGAGGGGTTTTGCCGAAATGGGAGCAGGGCTCAAGGTTAACATAGAGAGTGGAACGCCGGAGCAGCTCCTGGTCGGCCACTGAAGCAATGGCATTGACCTCGGCATGAGGAGCCCCATAGCGCTCATGAAAGCCCTCCCCTATGACCACGCCGTCACAGACAATCACCGACCCGACCATCGGGTTCGGACTGACCGTGCCGCCACCCTTCAGGGCGAGCTCAATGCAGCGGCTCATGTATACCGTATCATCACAGAGTAGACTCATCATGCCGCCGGATTCGCTCCCGCAGAGACCTGGACCAGCCGGATACCAGAGAGCCTGAGCAGTTCGTCTATATGCTCGATCTTGTAGGGCTTGTCGTAATAAATTGTTTTTATGCCTACGTTTATCAGCACTTTAAGGCAGTGAATACAGGGGCTTGAGGTAATGTAGATATCAGCTTCACCGATGGAGACTCCATGTTTTGCGGCCATAGCTATGGCATTGATCTCCGCATGGATGGTATTGACACAGTTCTCCTCGACCGTTCCGTCAGGATGGGTACTTCGGTAAATCCGGCAGGTAGTTTCATTGCAGTGAGGCAGGCCGGAAGGCGCTCCGTTATAGCCGGTCGAAAGAATATTGTGATCACGGACAATAACCGCCCCGATATGGCCTCTCGTACAGGTTGCCCGTCGGGAGATAAGATGCGCGACGCTCATGAAATATTCATGCCAGCCAAGCCTCTTTTCAGCCCCGGCCTCGCCGCCCTCTCCACCGCATGAGCAACCGCAATCCGACCTTGATTCTTCCTGCATAGTCCTCTTTTTTGATAAATTGAAACAATATGTGACCCTATAGACCATTCAGTCCTTTAGTGTGCCGCTCTTGCTTGTCGTGAGCGATTTGCGTGCTAAGCGAACGGAGCGCAGAAACCGGAGTGTACACGAGAGTACATGAGGATTTCGAGCACCGCTCAACAAGGCAATCGGATCGCGGAACAAAGAAATAGAGGCACACGATAAAATAGGGAAAAAGATCGCGCTCCCGCAACCCTGATTCGGATCTTATGCATCGTAATTACTTTACACTCTACCATGCGGCAATGGAACTGCATGAAAAGCTTGCAGGCGGGAGAGTCACCGAAATCTGTTCAGAGCATAAAAACGAGCTTCGAATCGGCTTCAAAACCATTCATGACCACCACATGCAGCTTGTCGTGGTCACACACTCACCGCAACTCTCTATCTACACAAAAGAGGGTTTTCAGCACAAAGGGAAAAATGCAGCAACCCTCATGAGCGAACTTTACGGAGTGAGGGTCACTTCTGTTGAAATCGCATCTTCCGATAGAGTCATCCGAATCCGTCTTGAGGATCACTCCGTTCTTGTGCTGCAGCTCTTTCACCCGAAGAGCAACGTTTTTCTGGTTCGTGAGAACCTGGTTACCGATGCCTTCAAACATAAAACCGACCATCTCGGCAAACCATATCCGACAGAAGATGAGAGTCCGGGATATTTACGAACACTCGAAACACTCGCCCTCGACAAAGTCCGGTTTATCAGCCTCTTCAACCATGAGAGTGGCAGCACGCCGCAAAGACTCTCGGTGATCCTCCCTGGATTCGACCGCACGCTTGCCGTGGAAGTGATGAAACGGGCCGATGAGAGCGAGAACCCGGAGGCACTCTTCGGGGCATTCCGGTCACTCTTTTACGAGCTGCTGGACCCGGTGGTTCAGGTG from Candidatus Chlorobium masyuteum encodes the following:
- a CDS encoding deoxycytidylate deaminase is translated as MQEESRSDCGCSCGGEGGEAGAEKRLGWHEYFMSVAHLISRRATCTRGHIGAVIVRDHNILSTGYNGAPSGLPHCNETTCRIYRSTHPDGTVEENCVNTIHAEINAIAMAAKHGVSIGEADIYITSSPCIHCLKVLINVGIKTIYYDKPYKIEHIDELLRLSGIRLVQVSAGANPAA